The DNA sequence CAAATTATTGGAGAAACGAAAAGTGGGACATTGTCTGTATcacaaaattgcattttatatcTGAGTGAGTAATTCAGTTTTGAACCGTTCGTAGTATCTAATACCTACCAACACAGACGAGATACTATTTCATTTCGTTGGAAATTAAACATGTGATTTAAGGTTATTGGCTAAAAACGTTTTCGCTGAAAACACCATCGTCGATAGTGTTACccattttgaataaatgtgtTATTCGATGGGGATTGGGGGATTTATAGCCGAAAAGTTTTAGGGGATTAAACTTATGCATTGGAATCGAATGCGAAAATTGAATCTACGAACTCTGTGATCAAAATTGAGGAGACCTATTCCTCGTAATAACATTATtccacaaacaaaatttcgaaccGCCAACATTCATCACTTTGTGTCTCGTCTCATTCGCTTGATagcaaattttaaagaaatgttCGGTAAACTTTCCACttgttatttttcatttcctaCACAAATTATTGAATGGATGAGCTAAACAAATGGTTTTGACATTGTTGGTGTTGGAACAATCCAATCAGTTAAGCTGCATGGTTTaagcagaaaatgttttttttttatcctcTAAATTATGATGATGGTTAACATTGTCGTAAACTTGTTCTGATATAGCAAAGTGGTTGAAATACTGAACAGTCTTCAGCGATACGTAGATTAGACTTGTATGTTGAATAGATCACCATCATCATCGAGAAAAGCCGTTTTAATTGTCACCAGCCAGTTTTGACTGCGCATTCATCAAGATTTGAagagaaaataggaaactATCTAACAAACACAACTCACTTCTCTTGTCCCTCCTCTGGTGCTAAATCTTCTGAGAATcagtttcaaattttgaatatcTCCAAAGTCTATCTAAGTTATGTTCTTATCTGCAAAGTTCAGTGAGATGCAGCAAAGCAGTGAAACAAGCACTCGAACAGATTTTTTCACGTACTTTCAAGGCAATGGGGTCTTACGGGAGCTTAGAAGCATCTACGGTGAAGTATGAgcactttaacatttcaaatcgtGACACTGAAAGTACATGAAATTGCCTTTCTattgacaccccacacgaacttgtacgttttgtgtacctcgaaaTATTTCGGATTTTTCGGTTGATAACTTTAACTGCTCATATCTCGTCGTAATTGCTTCCAAACCCCCATTTTACCTATTTTACCTAGAAAGAACATGAAATTACCTAACTAATGATACCCTATACGACCTTGTTCGTTGCATGTACCTGGATAAAGTTCGTCctaaaagtgcatgttttcggtttccGATCTACTTCTACTAGCCACAGGACCGTcgcggattttttttagtggtTTTGGGTCGAATACTTTTCTAGGCATACAAGTCCAATGGGAAATCCATCTAACGTAAAATCGGCCTTTCTTCCTATCTATTGCGACGCAGTAACATTATACCACCTTCACAATCCAGAATTTATACGAGAAATGTTGACTAGTGTGTCGAGGGATCCCCTCCTGAAAATTCTGTTGTCgtgcttggttcagtgctGTGTAAGCAGTTGTCTGTTGTCATCAATGTGATGACCTTAACAATATCCACCATTTCTGGACTTCAAGTTCGCTCACAAAAACTTGTATTTTAAGTCTGATGGTTCTACTTGCATGGATCTTGTTTGGTTTATTAACTTCTGCATCGTCAATGATGATCGTTGAAAATTAAACTGTTTTTTACATCCGAAACGTTGTTGATTTGCTCATCCGCCTGTGATGATCTACACATCAGATAAAGCTAATAATGTGTTCCGCATACTCCACGTAAACAATTTTCCGTGAATATCTGAGTTCAATGATTCaattagacgaaaaaaaaaatgaagaagaaaagaatCCCAGCACTGTACGACACTGACGACGGATTAAAATGCTAAAGTTCGTTCAAACAAATGAGACGTTTTTGCTCGTTCAGTTGGCAAAAAAAGGcgaacaaaaaatctaaaatttccaATCATCGTAAAGTCAatagaattttaatgaatgggTTCTGTAATTAAACGATTAtgcattgaaaatgaaatgccTGCCGTGCGTGTGTATGGTGTGTCTGTATTCACTTTACCTTCtacataaattaaattcgcTAATATTTATACTAATTCATATGTCATGGAAgagaaatcaaatattttcaattatttatagCTGGCTTGCGATTAAATGCATGAAATGAAGTAAGCGCTCGTGCATTTTCTTTATCTTGTAACATCTATCGATGCATATTATTATGCTGTTTTAGGTATTCATATTGTTAGAGAGCAACACATTTGATTCGGTGAGGTATTGTACATCGTTCGTCAGCAGTCGATTCGTTTTGTTTGAGCGAGTAGGGAATTTAGGGTTTTGTTTTgcaaaatcacaatttttatgTAAGGAAAAGCGCTTCGAAGGACCGAACAATCCgggcaattttttatttttaatcaaaatcattGAAGTCATAGACtatgaaaattgtatgctCTGTTCTTGAAACGATAGAATGCTATTATTCAACATCTAAatgcccgtgacgcaagtcctattacaagaaaacattttattttttgaagttcACACAGAGACTTGCGCCACTTTTTACTCTTCTAAAGGTTTCTGCGGATGTCCTTGACCAACGATAACAAAAACAGCAATGAGAGGGTAGAATAGGCGGATGAAAGAATCAAATCTGCTGTTTATTCAGAACCTTAAACCATACCTACTCTctagtttcattgaaaaaccGACCTCATGACTTGATATCGTTTACAGCACAGCTCTGCTTCATTACACTATTTGACGTCGGAAAAATGAGTGTTCGTGCTAGCAGCAGTGCTATGCTTATAGCATACTGTACAAACAAACTACAGTTAATGTAGTCCAAATTTCCTTCAGCTGGTCCAGGTCCAGTCATAAATTCACACTGCTTATATGGTCACACGGGCGTGTGACTATGACTACAGTAAAggcaatcaaatttcagactaagtttgcttcagctgtttttcaactgGTTCACTCAttcaaaaaaaactgattttatgaGTGTTTATATACGGATCTGTAGTATGTACGTGCAtgcgcgtggtagtggtagaCCCGCATAATCATGTGTAGCCAGTTTTGTTTGCATGAGTGAATCAGgtgaaaatcagctgaagcaaatttcggCTGTAATTTGATTGCCTTTCCATGTAACTGTGTTATGGGCTTTGATCAACTTACAGTCTATTGGCATCCAGGTGTGTCAAGATAAAAAAGCATAGCTATGAATCCTGTGCCTCATTTTCCATATGGGCAATTTGGGCAAATGCATGTGCACCAGAAAAACTCAGTTAGTTTTCGAATTTGAACTAGGAAGGttctaacaaatttttcatacCAAAGACTCGAAAAATGCGACTTCGTcccactttttctccgtccaatatgaaaaatactattcgtaccaggGACTAagagtcttttttagcgtattcgatttcagacctcgccttcggctctgtctggaaacctctcacacgctaaaaaagactttcagtcctaggtacgaaatgtactattttgcTCGCTTCGATTTGccccattcttattttttctGTATCCTTTGTTTCTAAAATACTTCCTCAACAGTTGTGACTCTTTCGAGAGTAACAGATTCCAAGGAGCTCTATCAATACTCTAGAATTTTGATTCACTTATCTTCTATAGATAAGTgaattttggtccaaaatcaATACGAGACCGTGCCCAGAAgtctaaattttatttggttaagTGTTGTATTGCCGGGGTCAAAATTCTGTAAAGAATCGCAAGTCCTAGTAAATTTAAGCGAAGCGTTTCGCTAGATGGAATGAGGTTTGCTTTTATAAAGTGTAGTGAAAAGCGTAGCGATCAACGACAGTAGCGAGGAAGGTAAGATAGGtctttttatagaaaaacaaAGGAATTCATAGATTTTGCggcaaaaaatgatttgaaaaaatgttagCTGCCTTGCATCGTTTACTCTCTGAAAATCTTGCATCTCTTTTGTGCTGAGTTTGTATGCGTTTTAGGGCAGAATAATTGTAGCGAAACTCGATgatcaattttatcatttgGACAGATACTACAAAGTACATTTTCAGTTTATAGGAAACGTTTAATTGGTAAAGGAAACGGTTGATAAAGTTCACATAGAATATGTACAGAAATCCTTATGTCTGCGTGTAAAATGTTTCGCCGATGTTGACGGCGCAAATGTAGCATCCACACATCAGATAGTCAAATTTAGCCACCCAATTATATACAAGACCTTCAACGAATCCGGGTGAGACATCATTTCTGCGATGAGAGCAAACGTTTttcttatcgaaaaattttcttacctACTGGCTTTGATGTCTGATTCTGAGTGACATATTGTTCTAATGGTTTCAGGAAACTACATTCATCGTACGGAACAATTTAAAACTGAATAAATCGTTCATACAACAGCTAAATGAACTCAAATACTTACTCGTCGCTCAGTGATTCGTTCTCGCTGTTTTCCGATCTGCcatcttcattttctttatcaGCGACAGAGTCGTCATCAACTAAAATCGGTTCGGAATCAGGTCTATGAACAAGAAATGTTAAATGAGTATCAGGAATGAATTCTAGGAAATGAGGCGGAATGTCACATCTAAACTGAAAAATCGGAAGATTCATCGGGAAATGCTCGATGATTTTCCAATATCCGTGGATCgggaaaaaacaaattttttatatcGATAACTTACTTGTCAGGGTTTGTTTCAATTTCAGCAGAGTTTCTTCGGCTTTCAATCTGCTCGAGGACGACCAGTCTTTCACCAATGATCGTTTTTTCACCCTTGGAACTGTAAAAGTATTAGACAATTAAAACTGATTAACTAACACCGATCACagcaaacaataaattactttGGAATCACTACAGAGTCATCATGTGACATATCGTTTCTATGTCCTGTGGCAGTATCCTTCTCGTCATTCTCATTGTTCTCTTTATCTACAATATTGATAGGATCAGCATCGTTGACATCACTGCAAATGTAACATTcagaatttaaatgaaaattgaaccGAATTGCGAAAATGCATACTTCCTAACGGCTGACCGTGTGGTGACTCGAGACGGTACTGATGGAGTTGACACCTGGTCGGATCGTaattttttcaatggattAGGAGTACGAAATGCTGATGTTGCCACACCTTCAGCCGATTTCtttgtcacattttttttctgtttggcTAAACGTGGTTTCTTACTATGTGAACTGTCAGACGTACCCGGCTCAGGGTGTATGTCAGCAACAGGAGTAACTGTTCGAAAGACAGACGATCCACTTTCACTCGTAGTCGCTGACGGTCGATCGTTTCCTAAATCTCGAACTGGTATATTTGAGTCGGCGCTTCCTTCAGCAAATTCTCTTGGTCTCTTTTGCGATACTGGATTACAGTTAGTCAACACTTCACGTTCAATCTCGTTTTGAAGCATTCCAAGTTTCTTTGCGTAGTCGGCCCCTTCTctcattattttgtttttgagatGGTTGTTCTCTTCTTCACAAAACAACAACCGTTCGGTTAGCTCTCTGTTTTCCTCTTGCATTTGATTGTGGTCTCGTCGAATGCGCTCAAGTTCCTCCAGCTTCCGTTGACTGGAATAACAATCTTCGCAGTAccacaaattttgcaaaaaatgatttttttgaaggAGATAACTCTCAAGCTTCTCCTTTAATTGTTTGATCAGATTTTCATTCTCTAATGTTTCGCGAAATCGTTGTGTCTTAGCCTTCAGttgatttttcagaatttggttttttaGATTCAGGTGAGAGATCTTCGATtctttttcttccattttcattttgtattgtTCCAATGCGGTCTTTAGCATGCTGACTTCAACATCCTGTTCCTCTTTTGAATCCTTCAATAAAGTCAAATGCGTCGTCAAACTCCCAACTTCACTGTTCAGATGATCCACTTGGTGCTCTTTCCCTTGAAGTGTCAATTTTACTTCAGACAACTCAGCCCACAGCACTCGATATTTCTCGTCAGCCAACTCCAGCTGTTTTTCCATTCTTTTTTCGTCGGATTCCAACGATTTGATGTAATTCGCCCGTTCAGTCAAATCTTGTTTCAGCTCACGATTTATCAGACAAAAATTGTCCCCACGCGTCTTAGCTTCTGCAAGCCGAGCTCGCAACTCTAAAATTGTCCCGTCAGTCTGCATTGCACACGATTTGGTAGTTCACTATGCGtctgcaaaataaatttgattcggTCTGACACGCAACAAGTTTTTGAGTTTGTAAAAGCTGTATCACTGGTGTCACTAGAGCACACGAGCAAGACATCTGTTGTCAAAAAATCGTCAACTCTGTACTAGAACTAACCCTATGTATGCACGGTGCGGTcgattcaaattgattttactgAGCTGTGGATTGGGCAGTAAGGTCAGGAGAATATTCAAAAAGGAAAAGTAGAGATTCCATGTTCCGACACAGTGTCACCTCCTGACAGTATTTTGCAAATCGTACAACATCGGTCAGTTATGTTTTAAccaagtggagaaaataacaaattccAATCACTGCAATTTCGTCAGGGGTGAGAAAGTAAGTGTTTCGTTCCCGAAgggaaaaaacacattttctcacctggaatgaaaatgcatttttactCCCGCCAAACATTTGCTGCCTGATTGTAACAGATAAACTTCTGAATTCATACCAAATCGCTGCACGAGCTGCTTCTAAGGTTAATCTCTTCTAAAAACTAGACCTCAAACCAGGACTGGAAAGGCCGTACAGGGAAATCGGGCAATTCCGATTACTTCTTTCACTTTTTGGTTGAACATTCTTCATTGCGCCTCTTTCGACTTAATCTTGCATTTAAGAGTCCTTTGCGCCTCTTGATAGCCAGTACAACCCTGCTGTTAACAACAGGCATACGACACAGAAACAAGCGATGGTCTTTTTCCCGAGAATTCCAGAGATTTCCGTTGAATCCTTACTTCCAATTAAATCAATTCTTCTCAGAACCTATGATTCTAGAACAGTTGTGATACTCAGGTTAATATAGCTCAAACAGCATAGTCGAAGAATCGAGCTTCTTTCCGTTGGCTCTTGTCAATTTTATGTACGAGTGCCTAGAGGGAAAATGATGTGTTGATtgttaaaattcttttaaccCAGTCGCTGCTCTAGAAGGTTTCTTATTGCCATACAGCCGGCCTCCGCCACGAAGAGAATTATCAACGTAAATTCAACAATCAGAGACCTTTGTCCTGATAACACTTTATATTCCTTCGGCGTTCGGCTCCAGCAAATGAATATTGTTAGCCATGAACTAGTGCTAAGCATAACTATTGTGGGGAATCTCGTTGATTGATTATCATTTAGACGGAAAAGCagacatttaacattttagaGCAAACTTTTAATTGGAAAAAGAAACGGTGATAAAGTTCCCACAAAAAAGTACAGAAATCCTAATGTCTGCGTGTAAAATGTTTCGCCAATGTTGACGGCGCGATCCTAGCATCCACACATCAGATAGTCAAATTTAGACGCCAAGTTAAATACAAGAGCTCCAACGAACCAGTGTCTCATCATTCCTATGacagaaacaaacatttttcttctccAAACGTTTAccaacaaaaattgtgttacTTACCGCTGGATCTCGCTTTGGTGTCTGATTCTGAGAGACATTCAATGGAATCTTTACAATCGAGTATTCTGATAGTGGTTTCAGAAAACTGCATTCAACGGACGGATCACAGGATTAATTGAATAAATCTTTGATGCAGCAGCTAAATGAACTCAAATACTTACTCGTCGCTCAGTGATTCATCTGCACACGAATCGTTGTCGAGGTTTTCCGATCTGCCGTCTTCATTCTCTTCATCAGCGGCAGAGTCGTCATTTACGTCACTGATGTCACTCGAATCAATTGAAATCGGTTCGGAAATAGTTCTACGAAACGGAAATGGTAAATGAGTCAAGAATGCAACAACATTCGAACAAACAATTACGGGATGAATTCTACGTCATCGTCTTCCGAATCCGTTCCATTCATATCCTCGTCATTAGAATTGAAATGATCGGAGTCTTCCGTTCCATTCACATCGTTGTCCATAGTATCAGAATGCTCGGAGTCTTCCGTTTCACTCGTGCATCTGTCATTGCCACTGGAATTGCTAGCGTCACTGGAGAATTCCGTAGATGCACAACTCGTTCTCAAAACAATCTGCAAATCATTGTCTCTTCCATTACCCTCAAACCTTCGACGTTTGTTCGATGCTGAAGATTCGAGACAATCGTCATATTGATTGGAATGGACACGTTTGTTTGTACTAGCACTTTTAAGGATCTGAGTGGCATGATCCAATTGTGTTAACCTTAATTGATGTTCCGATTGCACTAGTTCCAAACGTTCTTTCAACATATCGTAATTACTCCGCAAGATTTTGTTGACCATCCTTAGACTCTCATTGTCGTCCTGAAgacttttttgtttgtcttgTAACAGAGTACATTCCAGGCGCAATTGTTCATATTCCAAATTTGTGAATGATGGTCGTTCAATCGATTGTCTTCGTCTCTTTAAAATGGATCTGTCCAATCGACAGTTTACTCTTTCCACACTGTCGTTACAACAGATTTCCTCATCCAACTGTTGTTGCTGCAACATTTTTGTCAAAGATTTTTTCCCATTCATTTTTGTCATATCATCAATTATCATATCATTCTGcgttaaaatttcttcaaatttgtcTCGTTCAACACCTGGCATTTTAGTGATATCTTTTGTTGCAATAACCACTTGAGATTTCTTGCTGTGACAGCAATTTCCTTCGTTTCCTGTATCCATAAAAActattattaaattctaaGATCCTTTCAAGAACGGCTGGAGGCAAAAGTTTGTATTTGTAAACCACAAatgaaattcaacttttatcGTCAAGTTCGTCAAGTTATACAACAtgacattgaaaattgtattaGATTTTGGTTAGTACAGTACCCACATGaatcagttaaaaaaaaactcgaatggtgcaaagttctgaaagaaccttgGAAGGGTGAAGGTGGCGCAAGTCCTTCTGTCGTAAAGTACAAAGTGTCTCATACATAGCTAAGGGTGGCGTATTATGCGCTatgtttgtgaaaattttctccgGCAAAATgtgtggacttgcgtcacctcACTCTTTAAGAGGGATTTTGACTGATCaactttttcttaaatattttatttaaaaaaaatcttcatttcGAGTATTGTGTAACGATAACAGTGTTGAATCGCAGCTCAAGTGGATCATATGtataaaaatggaaacattCAATAAATGTAAATTAGATTGAAATCGATAATTCTGGCATGTcattggtgtttttttttctctgtctctctctctctccctctctctctctctctacgTTCACATGAAAGCAAACCAAAAACATCTCACTTCAGATATACCAATTCTGACGTAATTGATAAGATGACGTAATTTTACAGGTAAAACTTGACCCCAGGGAGAAAATTCTTTGGCGTTGGACACAAAAACACGTAAATCTCAATTTAATTCCGTTGGCCATTACTGTATACCTCTACGtgcatttcaattcaattcgattATCTCGTTAATTATTGTAAACACTAAATGCGCCTTgggttttttgtgtgtgaatttttttcatgttcgTAGGTCTGACCTTACATCTCACTTCAGTGTTATTGGAATtataatgcaaaaaaattggttttcgtTTGGTAATCAAagaatttgtcatttttcaacCTCATCTCTGATAATTATTGTTTAAGTGCCGCAACATCCAAACACAGTCATTAACAATAAGTAAATTGAGAATTAATTGGCAATATGTGCAATCAATTACAAGTAGATTCACAGGTCTATCagatcaacatttttttagcaTAATTATTGGCATAATAATTTAGCATAATTAATCCaggttttttttcggtaatttgtTGAGGTCTTTTGTCTGGTACGCAGAAAAGACTCACTCGAAAAACATCTGAAGCCTTCGGATACTCCTGACCGGCTACGAATCTAACTTTAGTCCTAGTGACGtaattaacatttttcgatatcGATATCGAAGGTGAAAACCAGCATTGAGATTTTAGCGAGCACTTTTCCGGGATGAAAGTGCAACTGTGCACAAGTACTAGACTTTTTTTCTCATCTAGTTCTCGTAGCCGGTGTTATCTTTTCTACGTGGCCTcttacggctattcatctgttatcgataacggcgacaaaaataatgacatttTCTGGGTAaaatggtcctttatatagtaagatgaatgttcaacaaaattgaagtacaagatttgaaatcaaccgattaaaaatactttgatcaatggaagtaatagacccgataacaATACTGGTCAAATGCTTGCCGTATGTAAAAGGTTAAACACTAAAAttggtgttaaggaatctcgcgccgcgtcattcacaataattcacaaagtgac is a window from the Bradysia coprophila strain Holo2 unplaced genomic scaffold, BU_Bcop_v1 contig_94, whole genome shotgun sequence genome containing:
- the LOC119085096 gene encoding kinesin-related protein 4-like isoform X2, which gives rise to MDTGNEGNCCHSKKSQVVIATKDITKMPGVERDKFEEILTQNDMIIDDMTKMNGKKSLTKMLQQQQLDEEICCNDSVERVNCRLDRSILKRRRQSIERPSFTNLEYEQLRLECTLLQDKQKSLQDDNESLRMVNKILRSNYDMLKERLELVQSEHQLRLTQLDHATQILKSASTNKRVHSNQYDDCLESSASNKRRRFEGNGRDNDLQIVLRTSCASTEFSSDASNSSGNDRCTSETEDSEHSDTMDNDVNGTEDSDHFNSNDEDMNGTDSEDDDVEFIPTISEPISIDSSDISDVNDDSAADEENEDGRSENLDNDSCADESLSDDFLKPLSEYSIVKIPLNVSQNQTPKRDPAK
- the LOC119085093 gene encoding leucine-, glutamate- and lysine-rich protein 1-like; this translates as MQTDGTILELRARLAEAKTRGDNFCLINRELKQDLTERANYIKSLESDEKRMEKQLELADEKYRVLWAELSEVKLTLQGKEHQVDHLNSEVGSLTTHLTLLKDSKEEQDVEVSMLKTALEQYKMKMEEKESKISHLNLKNQILKNQLKAKTQRFRETLENENLIKQLKEKLESYLLQKNHFLQNLWYCEDCYSSQRKLEELERIRRDHNQMQEENRELTERLLFCEEENNHLKNKIMREGADYAKKLGMLQNEIEREVLTNCNPVSQKRPREFAEGSADSNIPVRDLGNDRPSATTSESGSSVFRTVTPVADIHPEPGTSDSSHSKKPRLAKQKKNVTKKSAEGVATSAFRTPNPLKKLRSDQVSTPSVPSRVTTRSAVRNDVNDADPINIVDKENNENDEKDTATGHRNDMSHDDSVVIPNSKGEKTIIGERLVVLEQIESRRNSAEIETNPDKPDSEPILVDDDSVADKENEDGRSENSENESLSDDFLKPLEQYVTQNQTSKPVGKKIFR
- the LOC119085096 gene encoding kinesin-related protein 4-like isoform X1 — protein: MDTGNEGNCCHSKKSQVVIATKDITKMPGVERDKFEEILTQNDMIIDDMTKMNGKKSLTKMLQQQQLDEEICCNDSVERVNCRLDRSILKRRRQSIERPSFTNLEYEQLRLECTLLQDKQKSLQDDNESLRMVNKILRSNYDMLKERLELVQSEHQLRLTQLDHATQILKSASTNKRVHSNQYDDCLESSASNKRRRFEGNGRDNDLQIVLRTSCASTEFSSDASNSSGNDRCTSETEDSEHSDTMDNDVNGTEDSDHFNSNDEDMNGTDSEDDDVEFIPTISEPISIDSSDISDVNDDSAADEENEDGRSENLDNDSCADESLSDDFLKPLSEYSIVKIPLNVSQNQTPKRDPAE